One genomic segment of Aythya fuligula isolate bAytFul2 chromosome 5, bAytFul2.pri, whole genome shotgun sequence includes these proteins:
- the INF2 gene encoding inverted formin-2 isoform X3: MMSIKKEGAHKKWAALKEKLGPQETDQSEANLENAEPELCIRLLQMPSVVNYSGLKKRLENSDDAWMVQFLELCGLDLLLEALDRLSGRGVARISDALLQLTCINCVRAVMNSHKGIEYIVSNEGYVRKLFQALDTTNVMVKKQVFELLAALCIYSSDGHTLALDALDHYKSVKNQQYRFSVIMNELSNTDNVPYMVTLLSAINAIILGKEDLRTRTQIRNEFIGLQLLDILDKLRDIEEEDLLIQCDTFEEFKIEDDEELLKICDGINMNDHHEVFSSLFNKVSRSPVSIQLLSILQSLLHLEPSHHSNLLLWESLDAVVNRALLLANDIQGNTVEEVIERLLSVKKQPNKQKRAENRLSGNANRGIHTEVELEPCASAVQSLVGSANPSKAPAPPSGPPANEEKISSCQLSACSALPQTPNPPPNAAPAPPPPPPPPPPLPSGMAAVPPTSPMMNTPPAPPLPGIPPPPVSNMGGIPPPPPPLPGLGGIPPPPPLPVLGGIPPPPPPLPGMGGIPPPPPLPGMGGIPPPPPLPCIGGIPPPPPLPGMGGIPPPPPLPGMGGIPPPPPLPGMGGIPPPPPLLPGMAGEHIEAVVASQFGCPLGSARPPRKMVKTPTLKMKKLNWQKLPSNVVRESHSMWASVSSSSEESIEPNYTSIEQLFCFPQPTPKEKTAAPVKAEPKEITFLDSKKSLNLNIFLKQFKCSNEEVAAMVQNGDRTKFDVEVLKQLLKLLPEKHEIENLKAFKEEKSKLANADQFYLLLLQIPSYQLRIECMLICEETTVVLDMIQPKAGAIRRACEDLLNSHRLPLFCQLILKVGNFLNYGSHTGDADGFKISTLLKLTETKANQTRITLLHHILEEVENSHTDLLELPEDLEYVSKAAGINLDIIRSESSTNLKKLLELQRKVSSSNDDVKQQYEKPIQDSIDAARKLEEEFETIDRKREELANYLCEDPSKLSLEDIFSTMKTFRDLFIRALKENKDRKEQAAKAEKRKKQLEEEEGKRQKGENGKVIKKGVVKQEEVCVIDALLADIRKGFTLRKTKNRHESDAPPKTLPVESPEENQAGKSIKDPQAGGMQIDDKAKQNSDGHPSESTPTSNMALPEMGKDVTDASALNQALPENNTGVNLPPGSRTEGHLVEADGTSQPEQGAEMANLQPSTKSSSIAFSSTNIGAGIKFVNGISGATLREQLNGSVSEEQDNERPGNGLESCRLAQEQDTQLSQDGVEPPSAPCDKAHQAESKEMAKENEDPGTDSLLDTSQEKSFSEEPATDSSCSATLPPGQSHTDREKQRTSGKRRKKRHSKSYSGVTARQKK, encoded by the exons ATGATGTCAATCAAAAAGGAAGGTGCCCACAAGAAATGGGCTGCCCTGAAGGAGAAACTCGGGCCCCAGGAGACCGACCAGTCGGAGGCCAACCTGGAAAATGCGGAGCCAGAGCTGTGTATCCGTCTCCTGCAAATGCCGTCAGTGGTGAATTACTCTGGGCTGAAGAAGCGGCTGGAGAACAGTGATGATGCTTGGATGGTCCAGTTCCTGGAGCTGTGTGGGCTGGACCTCCTCCTGGAGGCCCTGGACAGGCTGTCTGGGAGAGGGGTGGCCAGGATTTCTGATGCCTTGCTTCAGCTCACCTGCATTAACTGTGTGCGAGCGGTCATGAACTCCCACAAAGGCATTGAGTACATCGTGAGCAATGAGGGTTACGTCAGAAAACTCTTCCAAG cacttGACACAACTAATGTCATGGTGAAAAAGCAAGTATTTGAGCTCCTGGCTGCACTGTGCATTTACTCATCAGATGGCCACACTTTGGCTTTGGATGCCCTGGACCATTACAAG AGTGTGAAGAACCAGCAGTATCGATTCAGTGTCATAATGAATGAGCTCTCCAACACGGATAATGTGCCGTATATGGTGACACTGCTGAGTGCTATCAATGCCATCATACTGGGGAAAGAAGACCTAAGAACAAGAACACAAATACGAAATGAGTTCATAG GGCTTCAGCTGTTGGATATTTTAGACAAGCTAAG AGACATAGAGGAGGAGGATCTGCTTATCCAGTGTGATACATTTGAGGAGTTCAAGATAGAAGATGATGAGGAATTATTGAAGATATGTGATGGAATAAACATGAACGATCACCATGAGGTCTTTTCATCTCTCTTCAATAAA GTGAGCCGCTCTCCAGTCTCCATCCAGCTGCTGTCCATTCTCCAGAGCTTGCTCCACTTGGAACCGTCTCATCACTCCAACCTCCTGCTGTGGGAGTCCTTGGATGCAGTAGTGAACAGAGCCCTTTTGCTTGCAAATGACA TCCAAGGAAACACAGTGGAAGAAGTCATTGAGAGGCTGTTATCTGTCAAGAAgcaaccaaacaagcaaaagagaGCTGAAAACCGTCTTTCTGGGAATGCAAACAGAGGCATCCATACCGAAGTAGAACTAGAACCATGCGCAAGTGCAGTTCAGAGCCTGGTGGGATCAGCAAACCCCTCCAAggcaccagcacctccctcaGGGCCTCCTGCCAATGAAGAGAAGATCTCATCctgccagctctcagcctgctcCGCTTTACCACAGACACCTAACCCGCCACCCAacgctgctcctgccccaccaCCTCCACCCCCACCACCTCCACCCCTGCCCTCTGGCATGGCAGCTGTGCCCCCCACATCCCCCATGATGAATACGCCTCCAGCCCCTCCACTCCCTGgcatccctcctcccccagtgTCCAACATGGGGGGCAttcctccacctccacctccatTGCCTGGCTTGGGTGGCAtccctccaccacctccatTGCCTGTCCTAGGGGGCatccctccaccaccacccccacTGCCTGGTATGGGGGGCATCCCTCCTCCACCCCCATTGCCTGGTATGGGGGGCatccctccaccaccaccattGCCCTGCATAGGGGgcatccctcctcctccaccatTGCCTGGCATGGGGGGCattcctcctccacccccatTGCCCGGCATGGGGGGCatccctccaccaccaccactgcctGGCATGGGGGGCATCCCTCCACCGCCACCCCTCCTGCCCGGCATGGCAGGAGAACATATAGAAGCCGTCGTGGCCTCTCAATTCGGCTGCCCTCTTGGCTCAGCCAGGCCTCCCCGCAAGATGGTGAAGACGCCAACATTGAAGATGAAGAAGCTGAACTGGCAGAAGCTGCCCTCCAACGTGGTGAGAG aaagtcACTCAATGTGGGCTtcagtcagcagcagcagcgaggaaAGTATAGAGCCCAATTATACAAGCATAGAGcagctgttttgctttccacagCCAACCCCCAAGGAGAAAACGGCTGCCCCGGTGAAAGCAGAACCGAAGGAG atCACATTTTTGGACTCCAAGAAAAGTCTCAATTTGaacatatttttgaagcaaTTTAAATG ctccaaTGAAGAGGTGGCTGCCATGGTCCAGAACGGGGACCGGACCAAGTTTGATGTTGAGGTCCTGAAGCAGTtgctgaagctgctgcctgAAAAGCATGAG ATAGAAAACCTGAAGGCCttcaaagaagagaaatcaaaGCTAGCAAACGCAGATCAGTTTTATCTTCTCCTCCTTCAGATTCCCAG CTACCAGCTGCGGATTGAATGTATGCTGATCTGCGAGGAGACCACCGTTGTGCTGGACATGATTCAGCCAAAAGCTGGAGCCATCCGGAGAGCCTGCGAAG ATCTTCTGAACAGTCATCGCCTGCCGCTCTTCTGTCAACTGATTCTTAAAGTTGGAAACTTTCTGAACTAC GGAAGCCACACGGGTGACGCTGATGGGTTTAAAATCAGCACTTTACTCAAACTAACAGAAACCAAAGCCAACCAAACCCGCATTACGCTGCTCCACCATATTCTGGAG gAAGTAGAAAACAGCCACACAGACCTACTGGAACTGCCAGAAGATCTTGAATACGTTTCAAAAGCAGCAGG AATTAATCTTGATATTATACGCTCTGAGTCCAGTACCAATCTAAAGAAGTTGCTGGAGCTTCAACGAAAGGTCTCATCATCAAATGACGATGTGAAACAACAGTATGAGAAGCCTATCCAG GATAGCATTGATGCCGCCAGAAAGCTGGAAGAAGAATTTGAAACCATCgacaggaaaagagaagagcttGCAAATTATCTCTGTGAAGACCCAAGCAAGTTGTCCTTAGAGGACATATTTAGCACCATGAAGACCTTCAGAGATCTCTTCATTCGAGCCCTGAAG gaaaacaaggacagaaaggagcaagctgcaaaagcagagaagaggaagaaacagctggaggaagaagaggggaagagacagaagggagaaaatggaaaagtca TTAAGAAGGGGGTGGTGAAGCAGGAGGAGGTGTGCGTCATTGATGCGCTGCTGGCTGACATAAGGAAAGGGTTCACACTGAGAAAGACGAAGAACAGACACGAGTCGGATGCACCTCCTAAAACCTTGCCCGTGGAGAGCCCGGAGGAGAACCAGGCTG GGAAGAGCATTAAGGATCCACAAGCAGGAGGAATGCAGATCGATGATAAGGCCAAGCAAAACAGTGATGGTCATCCCTCAGAAAGCACCCCCACCTCAAACATGGCTCTCCCAGAGATGGGTAAAGATGTTACAGATGCCTCAGCTCTAAACCAGGCATTACCTGAAAACAACACTGGAGTAAATTTGCCACCAGGGTCCCGGACAGAAGGCCACCTGGTGGAAGCTGATGGGACCAGTCAGCCTGAGCAAGGTGCAGAGATGGCAAACCTCCAGCCAAGCACAAAGAGCAGCTCCATTGCCTTCTCTTCCACTAACATAGGTGCTGGGATAAAGTTTGTGAACGGCATTTCAGGTGCTACTCTGAGAGAGCAGCTCAATGGGTCTGTCTCAGAGGAGCAGGACAATGAACGCCCAGGGAATGgcttggagagctgcaggctggcacAGGAGCAGGACACCCAGCTGAGCCAGGACGGGGTCGAGCCTCCATCTGCTCCCTGTGACAAGGCTCACCAGGCAGAGTCAAAAGAGATGGCAAAGGAGAACGAAGACCCTGGTACAGACTCACTGTTGGACACCTCCCAAGAGAAGTCCTTCTCGGAGGAGCCAGCCACCGACTCCTCTTGTTCAGCAACACTGCCCCCAGGGCAAAGTCACACAGacagggaaaagcagaggaCATCTGGAAAACggaggaagaaaagacacaGCAAAAGCTACTCAG
- the INF2 gene encoding inverted formin-2 isoform X2 — protein sequence MMSIKKEGAHKKWAALKEKLGPQETDQSEANLENAEPELCIRLLQMPSVVNYSGLKKRLENSDDAWMVQFLELCGLDLLLEALDRLSGRGVARISDALLQLTCINCVRAVMNSHKGIEYIVSNEGYVRKLFQALDTTNVMVKKQVFELLAALCIYSSDGHTLALDALDHYKSVKNQQYRFSVIMNELSNTDNVPYMVTLLSAINAIILGKEDLRTRTQIRNEFIGLQLLDILDKLRDIEEEDLLIQCDTFEEFKIEDDEELLKICDGINMNDHHEVFSSLFNKVSRSPVSIQLLSILQSLLHLEPSHHSNLLLWESLDAVVNRALLLANDIQGNTVEEVIERLLSVKKQPNKQKRAENRLSGNANRGIHTEVELEPCASAVQSLVGSANPSKAPAPPSGPPANEEKISSCQLSACSALPQTPNPPPNAAPAPPPPPPPPPPLPSGMAAVPPTSPMMNTPPAPPLPGIPPPPVSNMGGIPPPPPPLPGLGGIPPPPPLPVLGGIPPPPPPLPGMGGIPPPPPLPGMGGIPPPPPLPCIGGIPPPPPLPGMGGIPPPPPLPGMGGIPPPPPLPGMGGIPPPPPLLPGMAGEHIEAVVASQFGCPLGSARPPRKMVKTPTLKMKKLNWQKLPSNVVRESHSMWASVSSSSEESIEPNYTSIEQLFCFPQPTPKEKTAAPVKAEPKEITFLDSKKSLNLNIFLKQFKCSNEEVAAMVQNGDRTKFDVEVLKQLLKLLPEKHEIENLKAFKEEKSKLANADQFYLLLLQIPSYQLRIECMLICEETTVVLDMIQPKAGAIRRACEDLLNSHRLPLFCQLILKVGNFLNYGSHTGDADGFKISTLLKLTETKANQTRITLLHHILEEVENSHTDLLELPEDLEYVSKAAGINLDIIRSESSTNLKKLLELQRKVSSSNDDVKQQYEKPIQDSIDAARKLEEEFETIDRKREELANYLCEDPSKLSLEDIFSTMKTFRDLFIRALKENKDRKEQAAKAEKRKKQLEEEEGKRQKGENGKVIKKGVVKQEEVCVIDALLADIRKGFTLRKTKNRHESDAPPKTLPVESPEENQAGKSIKDPQAGGMQIDDKAKQNSDGHPSESTPTSNMALPEMGKDVTDASALNQALPENNTGVNLPPGSRTEGHLVEADGTSQPEQGAEMANLQPSTKSSSIAFSSTNIGAGIKFVNGISGATLREQLNGSVSEEQDNERPGNGLESCRLAQEQDTQLSQDGVEPPSAPCDKAHQAESKEMAKENEDPGTDSLLDTSQEKSFSEEPATDSSCSATLPPGQSHTDREKQRTSGKRRKKRHSKSYSEVETDTGDNKTKLGCVVQ from the exons ATGATGTCAATCAAAAAGGAAGGTGCCCACAAGAAATGGGCTGCCCTGAAGGAGAAACTCGGGCCCCAGGAGACCGACCAGTCGGAGGCCAACCTGGAAAATGCGGAGCCAGAGCTGTGTATCCGTCTCCTGCAAATGCCGTCAGTGGTGAATTACTCTGGGCTGAAGAAGCGGCTGGAGAACAGTGATGATGCTTGGATGGTCCAGTTCCTGGAGCTGTGTGGGCTGGACCTCCTCCTGGAGGCCCTGGACAGGCTGTCTGGGAGAGGGGTGGCCAGGATTTCTGATGCCTTGCTTCAGCTCACCTGCATTAACTGTGTGCGAGCGGTCATGAACTCCCACAAAGGCATTGAGTACATCGTGAGCAATGAGGGTTACGTCAGAAAACTCTTCCAAG cacttGACACAACTAATGTCATGGTGAAAAAGCAAGTATTTGAGCTCCTGGCTGCACTGTGCATTTACTCATCAGATGGCCACACTTTGGCTTTGGATGCCCTGGACCATTACAAG AGTGTGAAGAACCAGCAGTATCGATTCAGTGTCATAATGAATGAGCTCTCCAACACGGATAATGTGCCGTATATGGTGACACTGCTGAGTGCTATCAATGCCATCATACTGGGGAAAGAAGACCTAAGAACAAGAACACAAATACGAAATGAGTTCATAG GGCTTCAGCTGTTGGATATTTTAGACAAGCTAAG AGACATAGAGGAGGAGGATCTGCTTATCCAGTGTGATACATTTGAGGAGTTCAAGATAGAAGATGATGAGGAATTATTGAAGATATGTGATGGAATAAACATGAACGATCACCATGAGGTCTTTTCATCTCTCTTCAATAAA GTGAGCCGCTCTCCAGTCTCCATCCAGCTGCTGTCCATTCTCCAGAGCTTGCTCCACTTGGAACCGTCTCATCACTCCAACCTCCTGCTGTGGGAGTCCTTGGATGCAGTAGTGAACAGAGCCCTTTTGCTTGCAAATGACA TCCAAGGAAACACAGTGGAAGAAGTCATTGAGAGGCTGTTATCTGTCAAGAAgcaaccaaacaagcaaaagagaGCTGAAAACCGTCTTTCTGGGAATGCAAACAGAGGCATCCATACCGAAGTAGAACTAGAACCATGCGCAAGTGCAGTTCAGAGCCTGGTGGGATCAGCAAACCCCTCCAAggcaccagcacctccctcaGGGCCTCCTGCCAATGAAGAGAAGATCTCATCctgccagctctcagcctgctcCGCTTTACCACAGACACCTAACCCGCCACCCAacgctgctcctgccccaccaCCTCCACCCCCACCACCTCCACCCCTGCCCTCTGGCATGGCAGCTGTGCCCCCCACATCCCCCATGATGAATACGCCTCCAGCCCCTCCACTCCCTGgcatccctcctcccccagtgTCCAACATGGGGGGCAttcctccacctccacctccatTGCCTGGCTTGGGTGGCAtccctccaccacctccatTGCCTGTCCTAGGGGGCatccctccaccaccacccccacTGCCTGGTATGGGGGGCATCCCTCCTCCACCCCCATTGCCTGGTATGGGGGGCatccctccaccaccaccattGCCCTGCATAGGGGgcatccctcctcctccaccatTGCCTGGCATGGGGGGCattcctcctccacccccatTGCCCGGCATGGGGGGCatccctccaccaccaccactgcctGGCATGGGGGGCATCCCTCCACCGCCACCCCTCCTGCCCGGCATGGCAGGAGAACATATAGAAGCCGTCGTGGCCTCTCAATTCGGCTGCCCTCTTGGCTCAGCCAGGCCTCCCCGCAAGATGGTGAAGACGCCAACATTGAAGATGAAGAAGCTGAACTGGCAGAAGCTGCCCTCCAACGTGGTGAGAG aaagtcACTCAATGTGGGCTtcagtcagcagcagcagcgaggaaAGTATAGAGCCCAATTATACAAGCATAGAGcagctgttttgctttccacagCCAACCCCCAAGGAGAAAACGGCTGCCCCGGTGAAAGCAGAACCGAAGGAG atCACATTTTTGGACTCCAAGAAAAGTCTCAATTTGaacatatttttgaagcaaTTTAAATG ctccaaTGAAGAGGTGGCTGCCATGGTCCAGAACGGGGACCGGACCAAGTTTGATGTTGAGGTCCTGAAGCAGTtgctgaagctgctgcctgAAAAGCATGAG ATAGAAAACCTGAAGGCCttcaaagaagagaaatcaaaGCTAGCAAACGCAGATCAGTTTTATCTTCTCCTCCTTCAGATTCCCAG CTACCAGCTGCGGATTGAATGTATGCTGATCTGCGAGGAGACCACCGTTGTGCTGGACATGATTCAGCCAAAAGCTGGAGCCATCCGGAGAGCCTGCGAAG ATCTTCTGAACAGTCATCGCCTGCCGCTCTTCTGTCAACTGATTCTTAAAGTTGGAAACTTTCTGAACTAC GGAAGCCACACGGGTGACGCTGATGGGTTTAAAATCAGCACTTTACTCAAACTAACAGAAACCAAAGCCAACCAAACCCGCATTACGCTGCTCCACCATATTCTGGAG gAAGTAGAAAACAGCCACACAGACCTACTGGAACTGCCAGAAGATCTTGAATACGTTTCAAAAGCAGCAGG AATTAATCTTGATATTATACGCTCTGAGTCCAGTACCAATCTAAAGAAGTTGCTGGAGCTTCAACGAAAGGTCTCATCATCAAATGACGATGTGAAACAACAGTATGAGAAGCCTATCCAG GATAGCATTGATGCCGCCAGAAAGCTGGAAGAAGAATTTGAAACCATCgacaggaaaagagaagagcttGCAAATTATCTCTGTGAAGACCCAAGCAAGTTGTCCTTAGAGGACATATTTAGCACCATGAAGACCTTCAGAGATCTCTTCATTCGAGCCCTGAAG gaaaacaaggacagaaaggagcaagctgcaaaagcagagaagaggaagaaacagctggaggaagaagaggggaagagacagaagggagaaaatggaaaagtca TTAAGAAGGGGGTGGTGAAGCAGGAGGAGGTGTGCGTCATTGATGCGCTGCTGGCTGACATAAGGAAAGGGTTCACACTGAGAAAGACGAAGAACAGACACGAGTCGGATGCACCTCCTAAAACCTTGCCCGTGGAGAGCCCGGAGGAGAACCAGGCTG GGAAGAGCATTAAGGATCCACAAGCAGGAGGAATGCAGATCGATGATAAGGCCAAGCAAAACAGTGATGGTCATCCCTCAGAAAGCACCCCCACCTCAAACATGGCTCTCCCAGAGATGGGTAAAGATGTTACAGATGCCTCAGCTCTAAACCAGGCATTACCTGAAAACAACACTGGAGTAAATTTGCCACCAGGGTCCCGGACAGAAGGCCACCTGGTGGAAGCTGATGGGACCAGTCAGCCTGAGCAAGGTGCAGAGATGGCAAACCTCCAGCCAAGCACAAAGAGCAGCTCCATTGCCTTCTCTTCCACTAACATAGGTGCTGGGATAAAGTTTGTGAACGGCATTTCAGGTGCTACTCTGAGAGAGCAGCTCAATGGGTCTGTCTCAGAGGAGCAGGACAATGAACGCCCAGGGAATGgcttggagagctgcaggctggcacAGGAGCAGGACACCCAGCTGAGCCAGGACGGGGTCGAGCCTCCATCTGCTCCCTGTGACAAGGCTCACCAGGCAGAGTCAAAAGAGATGGCAAAGGAGAACGAAGACCCTGGTACAGACTCACTGTTGGACACCTCCCAAGAGAAGTCCTTCTCGGAGGAGCCAGCCACCGACTCCTCTTGTTCAGCAACACTGCCCCCAGGGCAAAGTCACACAGacagggaaaagcagaggaCATCTGGAAAACggaggaagaaaagacacaGCAAAAGCTACTCAG